One Helianthus annuus cultivar XRQ/B chromosome 12, HanXRQr2.0-SUNRISE, whole genome shotgun sequence genomic region harbors:
- the LOC110895239 gene encoding ribonuclease 3-like protein 3 produces the protein MEQQIIDPLQNLNLEQQQQKTTEQKSLSPPPPQSLNEVEKMIGYDFKNKELLKEAFTDASYKTEDGVSYERLEYLGDSVLNHLIAKLHYVLYKSMAPGELTRLRAANVDTEALARAALKYDLHKYLRHRKPLLDVQIQEFMEGILEYPSHSYGMIDPPKVLADILESLIGAIFLDTNSSMDDTWKVVERLLQPLITPETLMQHPVAKFHEACQKSGLKPYANDMWNKTGEIEIYINDEVIGRGCYKLKKIIAVNRAAHDAYKNQFGNKDGGIGA, from the exons ATGGAACAACAAATCATTGATCCTCTCCAAAACCTTAATctcgaacaacaacaacaaaagacAACCGAACAGAAATCATTGTCTCCGCCGCCGCCACAGAGCCTGAACGAGGTTGAAAAAATGATCGGATACGATTTTAAGAATAAGGAGTTGTTAAAAGAAGCTTTCACTGATGCTTCGTATAAAACAGAGGATGGTGTGTCCTACGAGCGGCTTGAGTATTTAGGGGATTCGGTTTTGAACCATTTGATTGCAAAGCTGCATTATGTTTTGTATAAGAGTATGGCCCCTGGTGAGTTGACTCGGTTGCGAGCCGCCAATGTTGACACGGAGGCGCTGGCTCGAGCCGCGTTGAAATATGACCTGCATAAATATCTCCGTCACCGGAAACCGCTTCTGGACGTACAG ATTCAAGAATTCATGGAAGGGATATTGGAGTACCCGTCACACTCCTATGGTATGATCGATCCGCCTAAAGTTCTTGCTGATATTCTCGAGTCACTGATCGGTGCCATCTTCCTCGATACCAATTCATCAATGGATGATACCTGGAAG GTAGTGGAGCGTTTGTTGCAACCATTAATCACTCCAGAAACCTTGATGCAGCATCCGGTGGCTAAGTTCCACGAAGCGTGCCAGAAGAGCGGGCTTAAACCATATGCGAATGATATGTGGAACAAAACTGGGGAGATTGAGATTTACATAAACGATGAAGTGATTGGACGAGGATGTTACAAGCTAAAGAAGATAATCGCTGTGAACAGGGCGGCTCATGATGCGTACAAGAATCAGTTTGGTAACAAAGATGGTGGTATTGGGGCTTAA